The Christiangramia flava JLT2011 region GGATTTCAGCCACATCGCCTACTTCCTTACCCAGCAAGCCTTTCCCGATCGGCGAATCTACTGAGATCTTACCCGATTTTAAATCGGCTTCACTCTGTGCCACCAGCTTATATTTCATTTCAGCTCCATTCGTCTGGTTCTTGATCTTCACATGGGAATGTACCAATACTTTGGACGTATCCAGCTGTGATTCGTCTATTACCCTGGCGTTTGCCACAATTTCCTCCATTTTAGAGATCTTCATCTCCAGCAATCCCTGAGCTTCCTTGGCCGCATCATATTCGGCATTCTCACTTAAATCTCCTTTGTCCCTGGCTTCAGCAATCGCCTGCGAAGCTTTTGGTCTTTCCACGTCTTTAAGATGATTCAGCTCATCTCTCAGTTTTTTTAACCCTTCTGGGGTATAATAAGATACTTTGCTCATAACTTCTACGTTTTAGTAATTGACGGCCTGAGGGAAAAATCCCTTAACCGAAAAACCCTAATAATGATCTGTAATACTATTGATTCCTGTAAAGTTTCAGGAAAGTCCGGTTTTCGTTGTCAAACCGGAGAACTATTGCATCATTAACAGAAAAAATCCCATTTTTACCGGGATTTCTTTTAACAAATGTAAGAAATTTAATGATTCGGTACAATTATATTATTTTAGCCGTAACGCCAATTTTATGAGAAAAATTACACTTTTGAGTCTGCTGGTCCTGATGCTGTTTTCCTGTTCAGGAAATGATGATTATCGAGGAAATCCAAACCTGGCAGATCTAAATTTCAGTTTACGGTTGAACCTCACTTTACCGGAATATAACCAGTTGCAATATGCGGGCAATTCGTATGTCACTTATAATTATGGCGTCAAGGGGATTGTGATCTACAACATCAATGGCAGCCAGTTCACGGCTTTCGAACTCAGCGACCCGAATCACCCGGCTAGCAGTTGTTCAGGAATGACCGTAAATGGCGTGATCGCGACCTGTAGTTGTGAAGGCAATTCTTATAATATCATCACCGGTGAGCCGGCCAGCGAGGAAAACCTGCAGTATACCATGAAACCTTACCGCATTCAGCAGTCGGGTTCGATCATTGAAGTCTGGAATTAAAAAACCCCCTTCCTGCACCCTACGCTCAGAAAGGAGGCCTCAAAACTGGCTAAAGTTTACTTTTAAAATTTCAGGTTCAAGCCCAATAAGAAATTGGTTGTCGCCTGGGGATAATATCCTGCTCCTTCGAAGGTTTCTTCCCCAGAAGGAAAATCGGTATTAGGAACATTATAGGTATAATAATAACCGTTCGAGACATATTTTTTATTGAAAATATTGTTCACAAGACCGGTCAACACGACTTCCCGGAAGATCCAGGGTTTCTGCAAAGTATACTGCACATTGAAATCTGATGTGAAGTACGCGTCGAGTTTAGAAGCCTCCGCTTCGGTATTGCTCATAAACTGCTCCCCCACATATTTGCTTAAGAGTTTCAGTTCCAGATTTTGTACCGGGCGATATTCCAACATGTTCCCGGCCACGATTTCCGGAGAAAATGAAATATTGGTATCGCCATAATTCACCAGTTCCCCGTTGAAAGTACTTACGAAATCAACGTTTTTGTTTCGGCTAAGGGCAATATTTGGGCGAATGCTGAATTTTTCTGAAAGGCGGAACATCGCATCTACTTCGAGTCCCAACCGGTAACTATTCCCGCTGTTCTGGCGAATGAATGCACCTTCATCATCGATACCGCCCGTAAGCACCAGCTGGTTTTGATAATCCATGAAATACAGGTTGGAATTCAGCTGAAAATTCTCATTTTTCCATCTCCATCCCAGCTCAAAATCATTGAGTTCCTCCGGCTCCGGATCACCGTTCTCGTAGTCATTTCGACTTGGTTCCCGATGCGCACGGGCATAAGAAGCGTATAACTGACTATCTTGCCTGATCTCATATGTTAGCCCGGCTTTCGGATTAAAAAAGCTGAAATGATCATCGTTCAGGAACTGGCTGCCGTCATCCACGATTCCATCAGTCTGGTAAGTAACGGTTCGCAACTGAAGATCGGCATAACCGGCAAGTTTTTCAGTAATGGCGAAATTGGCCTTTCCGTAGATATTGAAATCGGTTTTATCAGCCGTATTGAAATAATAGGGATCATAAGGATCGTTATTGTGGGCAAAACGGCTGTAGATGACCTCGCCAAAATGGTCCCCTTCATACTTGTTCCAGCCCCCGCCAAGGGTGACATCCCAGTTGGTGTCCTGGTAATTCATGCTGAAAACGGTTCCGTAGAAATCATTATCCAGCCAGCTACGTACCACCAGATCTGAAGTTTCTATCGTTTCGCCATTCGAATCGAAAGGCTGCATCCCGAAATCGCTCAAGGTCTCATCTTCCTGGTATTCTTCGTAATAACCCCGCCCGATGGTATAATGAAACGCGATGTTGGAAGACCAGTTCTCGTTGTATTCCTGGTTCCAAAGCAGCTGGTAATGATCCTGCTGGTAATTATCGGTTTGGTTATCGTAGAATTTTACATTCCCGTTTTCATCGGTATAAATTCCGGCAGGATTAAAAGTACGATCTGTTTCTAGAGTTTCCTGATCAATCCCGTACCAGGCCTGGTAAGTGCGCTCCTTTCCGCCGAAAGTAAGTGCTTTAACCAGCGTATGATCGTCTACATAAGTACCCTGTAGAAAATAGGATTTCAGGTCGGAGCTGGCCCGGTCAATATACCCATCGCTTCGAATTTTGGAAGCGCGGCCCGCAAATTCCCAGTGATCGTTCATCAAACCGGTGCTGAATTTCATGGTGTGCTTGAAAGTATTGTAAGACCCAATGCTGTTCGCCAATTCTGCCTGGGCTTCTTCTTTATAAGAATCGGTCAAAATGTTCAGGCTGGCACCAAAAGCCCCGGCCCCGTTGGTGGAAGTTCCCACTCCACGCTGCAATTGCAGGTTTTGAACAGAAGACGCAAAATCTCCCAGGTTCACCCAAAAGGAACCCTGGCTCTCCGCATCGTTGTAAGGAATTCCGTTGATGGTTACATTCACTCTGGTTGCATCGCTACCACGCACGCGCAGGCCTGTATAGCCAACGCCCGCTCCGGCATCAGTCGTAGTAACGACGTTTGGCATGTAGTTCATCAAAACAGGAATATCCTGGCCCAGGTTACGGTCGGCAATTTCCTCATTGGTAAGATTGCTGTAGGTAATAGGCGACTGGGCATTCACGCGAACCGCGGAAAGGAAAACTTCCTCCAAAGATTCTTCAGCCCCGGCCAATTCCATGTTGAGAACAAGATCCTGGTTCAAAACTACTTTCTTTGTCTTCTGGTTTCCGTAAGAGAAAACAATAGTGTAAATGCCTTCTTCCAGTTCCAGAGAATAAGCACCCAACTCATTGGTGAACGTCCCGGAACCCGTGCTTTGCACATACACCGAAGCGTCTTTGAGCGGTTTGCCATTCTGGGTAACAATTCCCGAAATTTCAAATTGTTGTGAAAAGGCCTGTATGGAAAAGAGTAACAAGCCTGCAAAAAATAATACATTTTTCATTCGTAAAGCTTTTTACGAATAAAAGGGGCGATTATTCTTAGGTTAAAAATTTATAAAAAAAATCCTGAAACTACCGGTTTTCGGCAATATTCAGGAGTACATACACAGCGCTTTCGCGCTAATCCCTTGGCAGCATTACCTGCCCAGGTTCATTGGGTATGATCTCAGCCCGACGGGCACCCCTTTGAGATTCGCGGCAAATGTAAGACGCTTTTTGAGAAATACAAGGCTTTTATTTTCATTTACCAGAATTGCTTTATTTTTACACAAATTTGCCCGATGCAGAATTCCAGACGATCCTTAACGCTCAAAGTGGTGGCTGGCTACCTGATAGTCGCCATCGTAGCCGGTTTTTCTGTATATTTTATCTACCAGCAGGTAGTTTCCTATTCTGAAATTGCCGAATCTAATGCCGAAAATAATCAGCAGCTCATTCTCCTGAGCGAGATCACTGCCGATCTCAACAAATCTGAAAACACCAGCCGCCGGCTCATACAGGCCGGAAATGATGAGGATCTCAGTATTTATGACGCGCAGATCGACACGATTAAGGAAAAACTGGATCAGCTAAAGTCTATTTATCCCAACTTTGAC contains the following coding sequences:
- the greA gene encoding transcription elongation factor GreA, producing the protein MSKVSYYTPEGLKKLRDELNHLKDVERPKASQAIAEARDKGDLSENAEYDAAKEAQGLLEMKISKMEEIVANARVIDESQLDTSKVLVHSHVKIKNQTNGAEMKYKLVAQSEADLKSGKISVDSPIGKGLLGKEVGDVAEIQVPNGTVKFEILEIWRD
- a CDS encoding TonB-dependent receptor translates to MKNVLFFAGLLLFSIQAFSQQFEISGIVTQNGKPLKDASVYVQSTGSGTFTNELGAYSLELEEGIYTIVFSYGNQKTKKVVLNQDLVLNMELAGAEESLEEVFLSAVRVNAQSPITYSNLTNEEIADRNLGQDIPVLMNYMPNVVTTTDAGAGVGYTGLRVRGSDATRVNVTINGIPYNDAESQGSFWVNLGDFASSVQNLQLQRGVGTSTNGAGAFGASLNILTDSYKEEAQAELANSIGSYNTFKHTMKFSTGLMNDHWEFAGRASKIRSDGYIDRASSDLKSYFLQGTYVDDHTLVKALTFGGKERTYQAWYGIDQETLETDRTFNPAGIYTDENGNVKFYDNQTDNYQQDHYQLLWNQEYNENWSSNIAFHYTIGRGYYEEYQEDETLSDFGMQPFDSNGETIETSDLVVRSWLDNDFYGTVFSMNYQDTNWDVTLGGGWNKYEGDHFGEVIYSRFAHNNDPYDPYYFNTADKTDFNIYGKANFAITEKLAGYADLQLRTVTYQTDGIVDDGSQFLNDDHFSFFNPKAGLTYEIRQDSQLYASYARAHREPSRNDYENGDPEPEELNDFELGWRWKNENFQLNSNLYFMDYQNQLVLTGGIDDEGAFIRQNSGNSYRLGLEVDAMFRLSEKFSIRPNIALSRNKNVDFVSTFNGELVNYGDTNISFSPEIVAGNMLEYRPVQNLELKLLSKYVGEQFMSNTEAEASKLDAYFTSDFNVQYTLQKPWIFREVVLTGLVNNIFNKKYVSNGYYYTYNVPNTDFPSGEETFEGAGYYPQATTNFLLGLNLKF